A stretch of the Bacillus sp. FJAT-18017 genome encodes the following:
- the cstA gene encoding carbon starvation protein CstA, whose amino-acid sequence MNAISIVIGSICVLVIAYRLYGTFMAVKVLKLDDSKPTPAHELNDGKDYVPTNKWVTFGHHFAAIAAAGPLVGPILAAQFGYLPGLLWLLIGAVIGGAVHDAVVLFASMRKKGQSLSEVAKEELGPVAGFCTGLAMLFIITITMAGLSMVVLHALENNPWGTFAVGVTIPIAMVMGLYYKKTGNLKVSTTVGFIVLMACVLAGPSIQNTALGELLTLDTKTLAIILPIYAFFAAALPVWLLLAPRDYLSSFMKIGVFIALIIGVFFINPAIEMPAFTEFIGGGGPILAGPVWPFISITIACGAISGFHAFVGSGTTPKMLDRWSDIKAVGFGAMLVESLVGVMALIAATALHPGDYFAINSTPEVFKTLGMNVVNLPELAREIGLDLEGRTGGAVTLAVGMTYIFTEIPWFSNMAAYFFQFVIMFEAVFILTAIDAGTRVARYLIQDFFGDFYKPLKKTDWVPGSIFASALACFLWGYLLYSGDIGSVWALFGVSNQLMASIGLIIGATVILKIADKRRYMLTCLIPLAYLFVTVNYAGYWMITNVYLNTAAAGYNVLNGILSIIMLILGIVIMVTAIKKWIEVWNSSTRLLDAKAA is encoded by the coding sequence ATGAATGCGATTTCTATAGTCATCGGATCCATTTGTGTTTTGGTGATTGCCTACAGGCTTTATGGAACTTTCATGGCTGTAAAAGTGTTAAAACTGGACGATTCCAAACCAACACCAGCACATGAACTGAACGATGGGAAAGATTATGTCCCTACAAACAAATGGGTCACTTTTGGCCACCATTTTGCAGCGATTGCCGCAGCAGGGCCTCTGGTAGGGCCAATCCTTGCAGCGCAGTTTGGTTATTTGCCAGGTTTGCTTTGGCTTTTAATCGGAGCGGTTATCGGTGGTGCTGTCCATGATGCAGTAGTTCTATTTGCATCAATGCGTAAGAAGGGACAGTCGCTCTCTGAAGTTGCGAAAGAGGAGCTTGGCCCGGTTGCTGGCTTTTGTACAGGCCTTGCCATGTTATTCATCATTACAATCACGATGGCTGGCTTATCCATGGTTGTCCTCCATGCACTAGAGAACAATCCGTGGGGCACTTTCGCCGTTGGTGTGACCATTCCGATTGCGATGGTAATGGGTCTTTATTATAAAAAGACCGGCAACTTAAAGGTTTCTACTACAGTGGGCTTTATTGTCCTTATGGCATGTGTTCTGGCAGGGCCTTCTATCCAGAATACTGCATTAGGCGAGTTGTTAACCTTAGATACTAAAACACTTGCTATCATTCTTCCAATCTATGCATTCTTTGCTGCTGCTCTGCCTGTCTGGCTGCTGCTTGCACCTAGGGATTACTTGAGCAGCTTTATGAAAATCGGTGTATTCATTGCTTTAATTATCGGTGTATTTTTCATTAATCCTGCAATTGAAATGCCAGCATTTACCGAATTTATCGGTGGAGGCGGACCGATTCTTGCCGGCCCTGTTTGGCCATTTATTTCAATCACTATTGCTTGTGGCGCGATTTCTGGTTTCCATGCGTTCGTTGGTTCCGGTACAACACCGAAAATGCTTGACCGCTGGAGCGATATTAAGGCAGTCGGTTTCGGAGCTATGTTGGTAGAATCTCTTGTCGGTGTCATGGCCTTGATTGCAGCAACAGCACTTCACCCTGGTGATTACTTTGCAATTAACTCTACACCTGAAGTATTTAAAACACTTGGAATGAACGTGGTCAATCTGCCTGAATTGGCAAGGGAAATCGGGCTGGATCTTGAAGGGCGTACTGGCGGTGCTGTTACGTTGGCAGTTGGGATGACGTATATATTTACTGAAATCCCTTGGTTCAGCAATATGGCAGCGTACTTCTTCCAATTCGTCATCATGTTCGAAGCTGTCTTTATCCTGACAGCAATTGATGCGGGTACGCGTGTTGCCCGCTACTTAATTCAGGACTTCTTTGGGGATTTTTACAAGCCTTTGAAGAAGACTGATTGGGTACCAGGATCGATTTTTGCTAGCGCGCTAGCGTGCTTCTTATGGGGCTATCTCCTTTACTCCGGTGATATCGGTTCGGTTTGGGCGCTCTTTGGCGTATCCAACCAGCTGATGGCTTCAATCGGTTTGATTATCGGAGCTACCGTTATCTTGAAAATTGCCGACAAGCGCCGCTATATGCTTACATGTTTAATTCCATTGGCATATCTATTTGTAACAGTCAATTACGCAGGCTACTGGATGATTACGAATGTCTACCTGAACACTGCAGCAGCAGGGTACAATGTTCTGAACGGTATATTATCAATCATCATGCTGATACTTGGCATAGTAATCATGGTTACAGCTATCAAAAAATGGATTGAAGTTTGGAATTCTTCGACGAGGCTGTTGGATGCAAAAGCAGCATAA
- a CDS encoding LytR/AlgR family response regulator transcription factor: MKAFIVDDEPLARDELAFLLKDTGYVEIAGEAENISEALTGLQKAGADVIFLDIQLAEETGLEIAKWINQLEKPPFIVFATAYDNYALTAFELNAADYILKPFDGDRVRQTIEKLEKLIIKDPIKQELNPRIINKPERLAISADDKILILNVKEIVYISALEGRTIIVTEKDRLETADPLISFEKKLQNTDICKVHRSYLVNLDKVKAIEPWFNSTYNLVLENGEKVPVSRTYAKEIKSILGF; the protein is encoded by the coding sequence TTGAAAGCATTTATAGTTGACGATGAACCGCTAGCCAGGGATGAACTGGCATTTTTACTTAAAGATACAGGCTATGTTGAAATTGCAGGGGAAGCCGAAAATATTAGTGAGGCTTTGACAGGATTGCAAAAGGCAGGCGCGGACGTTATCTTCCTTGACATCCAGCTTGCTGAAGAAACCGGCCTTGAAATTGCAAAGTGGATAAATCAGCTGGAGAAACCTCCGTTTATCGTGTTTGCGACAGCTTATGACAACTATGCATTGACAGCGTTTGAGCTCAATGCGGCTGATTATATCTTAAAGCCATTTGATGGAGATAGAGTCCGCCAGACCATTGAAAAGCTTGAAAAACTGATAATCAAGGATCCAATAAAACAGGAATTAAATCCAAGGATAATCAATAAGCCTGAAAGACTTGCTATCTCAGCTGATGATAAAATTTTGATTCTCAATGTCAAGGAAATTGTCTATATTAGTGCTCTAGAAGGCAGAACAATAATTGTTACAGAAAAGGACCGGCTGGAAACCGCCGATCCATTGATCAGTTTTGAAAAAAAACTGCAGAATACCGACATTTGCAAGGTACATCGTTCTTATTTGGTCAATCTTGATAAAGTGAAGGCAATTGAACCGTGGTTTAATTCGACTTATAATCTCGTTCTTGAAAACGGCGAGAAGGTTCCTGTAAGCCGGACATATGCAAAGGAAATAAAATCAATTCTAGGGTTCTGA
- a CDS encoding sensor histidine kinase: protein MAELLPLMLERVGILIIVTFLLSRMRSFREVIHNEHGLKEKMMLILIFGLFGIISNYTGIEIDHGEITSQVWQVGVEDDGAIANTRIMGVAIGGLLGGPLVGFGAGLVSGLHRLTLGGFTAEACAISTLIAGVVAGLIGRRFDVKGKNSDMKAVIIGLLMEGAQMGIILLLARPFAEAYQLVSLIAIPMISINAFGTLLFMLMIQAMVQEEERTRVLETHKALYIAQQTLPFFRQGLSTESATDAATIILKWTNADAIAITNQDEVLAHVGEGGDHHIAGQKMVTLLTKKVICEGEILKAKSTEEIQCNHKGCPLHAAIVLPLKANGTTIGTLKLYYKNPKRLDLAESELAEGLSKLFSTQLELGDAELQRRLLKDAEIKALQAQVHPHFLFNSMNTISSLIRTDAEKARKLLLKLSTFFRSNLQGANHMLIPLKKELEHLEAYMSLEQARFPDKYKVEIDVSPDLQESLIPPFILQPLVENSIRHAFQRKSVGRVTVTAFSEEGKMYIVTQDNGNGIRAAKLQILGADTVESEEGSGTALWNIKKRIKELYGHSGSFKIESDEGIGTTVTIALPLSYSKKEGENLESIYS from the coding sequence ATGGCTGAATTGCTTCCATTAATGTTAGAACGAGTAGGAATACTGATTATTGTCACATTCCTGCTTTCAAGGATGCGTTCCTTCAGGGAGGTCATCCATAATGAGCATGGTCTGAAAGAGAAGATGATGCTTATTCTCATCTTTGGGCTTTTCGGGATAATCAGCAATTATACAGGGATTGAGATTGACCATGGCGAAATAACTTCGCAGGTTTGGCAGGTTGGTGTTGAAGATGATGGGGCTATTGCAAACACAAGAATCATGGGGGTTGCAATTGGGGGCCTGCTGGGCGGTCCGCTTGTCGGTTTTGGTGCTGGGCTTGTTTCTGGTCTTCATCGTTTAACACTTGGAGGTTTTACCGCTGAAGCGTGCGCCATTTCAACTTTAATAGCAGGAGTGGTCGCCGGCCTTATAGGCAGGCGTTTTGATGTGAAAGGCAAAAACTCTGATATGAAGGCAGTGATAATTGGACTACTAATGGAAGGTGCCCAGATGGGAATCATACTTCTTCTTGCCAGGCCTTTTGCCGAAGCATATCAACTCGTCAGTCTGATTGCTATACCAATGATTTCAATTAATGCCTTTGGTACATTGCTGTTTATGCTAATGATTCAGGCGATGGTTCAGGAAGAAGAACGGACACGTGTACTCGAAACACATAAAGCTCTATATATTGCCCAACAGACACTGCCTTTCTTTAGACAGGGGTTATCGACCGAATCCGCAACGGATGCCGCAACCATTATCCTTAAATGGACGAACGCTGATGCAATTGCCATAACCAACCAGGATGAAGTTCTCGCTCATGTTGGGGAGGGTGGGGACCATCATATTGCAGGCCAGAAAATGGTGACTCTTTTAACAAAAAAGGTTATTTGCGAAGGAGAAATCCTCAAGGCCAAGTCCACAGAGGAAATCCAATGCAATCATAAGGGCTGCCCGCTTCACGCTGCCATTGTCCTGCCACTTAAAGCCAATGGAACGACAATTGGAACACTCAAGCTTTATTATAAAAACCCAAAAAGGCTGGATTTGGCTGAAAGCGAGCTTGCAGAAGGCCTAAGCAAGCTCTTCTCAACCCAATTGGAGCTTGGAGACGCAGAGTTGCAGCGGCGGCTTTTGAAAGACGCTGAAATCAAAGCCCTTCAGGCACAGGTGCACCCGCATTTCTTGTTCAATTCAATGAATACCATTTCAAGTCTGATTAGGACTGATGCAGAAAAGGCGAGGAAGTTATTGTTGAAATTAAGTACTTTTTTCAGGAGCAATTTACAGGGAGCAAATCACATGCTGATACCTCTTAAAAAGGAACTTGAGCATCTTGAAGCATATATGTCCCTTGAACAGGCGCGCTTCCCTGATAAATATAAGGTGGAAATCGACGTGAGCCCTGACTTGCAGGAGAGTTTAATTCCCCCATTTATCCTTCAGCCTCTGGTTGAAAATTCGATTCGCCATGCGTTCCAACGAAAATCTGTTGGAAGAGTGACAGTCACTGCATTTTCAGAAGAAGGAAAAATGTATATTGTCACGCAGGACAATGGAAATGGAATCCGTGCTGCCAAGCTTCAAATTCTTGGAGCGGATACGGTTGAGTCTGAGGAGGGGAGCGGCACTGCCCTCTGGAATATCAAAAAAAGGATAAAAGAGCTGTACGGCCATTCCGGCTCATTCAAGATTGAAAGCGACGAAGGCATTGGGACAACTGTAACAATCGCCTTGCCGTTATCCTATTCCAAAAAGGAGGGAGAAAACCTTGAAAGCATTTATAGTTGA
- the ftsZ gene encoding cell division protein FtsZ gives MLEFDTNLDQLATIKVIGVGGGGNNAVNRMIEHGVQGVEFIAVNTDAQALNLSKAEVKMQIGAKLTRGLGAGANPEVGKKAAEESKEQIEEALRGADMVFVTAGMGGGTGTGAAPVIAQIARDLGALTVGVVTRPFTFEGKKRQGQAQMGISGMKEAVDTLIVIPNDRLLEIVDKSTPMLEAFREADNVLRQGVQGISDLIAVPGLINLDFADVKTIMSSKGSALMGIGVASGENRAAEAAKKAISSPLLETSIDGAQGVLMNITGGSNLSLYEVQEAADIVASASDQEVNMIFGSVINENLKDEILVTVIATGFNEEAIQQRPSARPSFGQQKAPMGTVKREPKREEPVQEPVRPSSVSQEDALDIPTFLRNRNRRR, from the coding sequence ATGTTGGAGTTTGATACAAATTTAGACCAGCTAGCAACCATAAAAGTAATTGGTGTTGGAGGCGGAGGGAATAACGCAGTAAACAGAATGATTGAACATGGCGTCCAAGGGGTGGAATTCATCGCTGTAAATACGGATGCACAGGCTTTGAACCTTTCCAAAGCAGAAGTCAAAATGCAGATTGGCGCAAAGCTGACCAGGGGACTGGGGGCTGGCGCAAATCCTGAAGTAGGGAAAAAAGCTGCTGAAGAAAGCAAAGAACAAATTGAAGAAGCGCTTCGCGGAGCCGACATGGTATTCGTTACTGCCGGCATGGGCGGAGGGACAGGCACTGGGGCTGCTCCTGTCATTGCACAAATTGCAAGGGATCTTGGCGCATTAACAGTTGGAGTTGTCACAAGGCCGTTTACCTTCGAAGGCAAAAAGCGCCAGGGCCAGGCTCAAATGGGTATCTCCGGAATGAAGGAAGCGGTCGATACATTAATTGTTATCCCAAATGACAGACTGCTTGAAATTGTCGACAAGAGCACTCCGATGCTCGAAGCGTTCCGTGAAGCTGACAATGTTCTGCGCCAAGGGGTCCAAGGTATTTCCGACCTTATCGCGGTTCCGGGCTTAATCAACCTTGACTTCGCGGATGTAAAAACAATTATGTCCAGCAAAGGTTCCGCGCTGATGGGCATTGGCGTTGCTTCAGGTGAAAATCGTGCAGCTGAGGCAGCTAAAAAGGCAATCAGCTCTCCTCTCCTTGAAACTTCAATTGACGGAGCACAGGGTGTCCTGATGAATATCACAGGGGGATCAAACCTGAGCCTTTATGAAGTACAGGAAGCAGCTGATATTGTCGCATCCGCTTCCGACCAGGAAGTCAACATGATCTTCGGTTCGGTCATCAATGAAAATTTGAAGGATGAAATCCTTGTTACTGTTATCGCAACAGGTTTCAATGAAGAAGCAATCCAACAGAGGCCTTCAGCAAGACCGTCATTTGGACAGCAAAAGGCGCCAATGGGGACTGTGAAAAGGGAACCAAAGCGGGAGGAACCTGTCCAGGAGCCGGTAAGGCCTTCATCTGTATCACAGGAAGATGCTCTGGACATTCCAACCTTCCTGCGCAACCGTAACAGAAGAAGATAA
- the ftsA gene encoding cell division protein FtsA produces MNSNEIFVSLDIGTSSVKVIIGEKVNDSLNIIGVGNVKSAGLRKGAIVDIEETVHSINKAVEQAERMIGMEIRQVIVGITGNHVMLQPCHGVVAVSSENKEITREDIYRVEDAAKVVSIPPEREIIDVVPRQYIVDGQDEINDPINMMGVRLEMEGTIITGYKTILHNVLRCVERANLEVLDITLQPLAAGMFSLSNDEKSLGTVLLDIGGGTTTIAVFEEGYLKATSVIPIGGDTITKDLSIVLRTSTEDAEKIKIKYGHAFYEDASGEEVFSVPVIGSDQHQQFTQLEISEIIEARLEEIFELVLHEFKRMGIRDLPGGYVLTGGVSNLDGILDLAQAVFQNRVRKAVPDYIGVREPQYTSGVGLIKYAARNNRLEGYTVQSVKIPQGSEQKEKRQVKQQPKPKQEKQPEEKMTSKVKKFLGYFFE; encoded by the coding sequence ATGAACAGCAATGAAATATTTGTTAGTCTTGACATCGGTACATCCAGTGTAAAAGTGATCATTGGTGAAAAAGTCAATGACTCGTTAAATATTATCGGAGTTGGCAATGTAAAATCAGCTGGCCTCAGGAAGGGTGCCATTGTTGATATAGAAGAAACGGTTCATTCTATCAATAAAGCAGTTGAACAGGCTGAGAGAATGATAGGAATGGAGATTCGCCAAGTCATTGTCGGTATCACTGGCAACCATGTTATGCTTCAGCCATGCCATGGAGTAGTTGCCGTATCTAGCGAGAATAAGGAAATTACACGTGAGGATATTTACCGTGTCGAGGATGCCGCAAAGGTTGTTTCGATACCGCCTGAACGGGAAATTATTGATGTTGTCCCAAGGCAATACATAGTGGACGGGCAGGATGAAATTAATGACCCAATCAATATGATGGGTGTCAGACTTGAAATGGAAGGTACGATTATTACAGGTTACAAGACAATCCTACATAATGTACTAAGGTGTGTGGAGCGTGCCAATCTTGAGGTGCTCGATATAACACTCCAGCCGCTTGCGGCCGGGATGTTCTCCCTCTCGAATGATGAAAAAAGCCTTGGTACAGTCCTTCTAGATATAGGGGGAGGCACCACGACAATCGCTGTATTTGAAGAGGGCTACCTTAAAGCCACAAGTGTCATCCCTATCGGGGGGGACACTATAACAAAGGACCTGTCAATTGTCCTCAGGACTTCAACAGAGGACGCTGAGAAGATCAAGATTAAATATGGACATGCGTTTTACGAGGATGCTTCTGGTGAAGAGGTGTTCAGTGTCCCTGTAATCGGGAGCGACCAGCACCAGCAGTTCACTCAGCTTGAAATTTCCGAAATCATTGAAGCGCGGCTGGAAGAAATTTTCGAGCTTGTACTTCATGAATTTAAAAGAATGGGTATACGTGACTTGCCAGGGGGATACGTTCTGACTGGAGGGGTCTCCAACTTAGATGGTATCCTTGATCTTGCCCAGGCAGTATTCCAGAACAGGGTAAGAAAGGCTGTACCCGATTATATCGGGGTTAGGGAGCCTCAATATACAAGTGGTGTCGGGCTCATCAAATACGCTGCGAGAAACAACAGGCTGGAAGGGTACACAGTCCAATCTGTAAAAATTCCTCAGGGTTCCGAGCAGAAAGAAAAGAGACAGGTTAAGCAGCAGCCGAAACCAAAGCAGGAAAAGCAGCCCGAAGAGAAAATGACATCAAAGGTTAAAAAATTCCTGGGTTACTTTTTTGAATAA
- a CDS encoding small basic family protein has protein sequence MWLPLLSLIIGVILGLMTDIRIPDEYSNYLSIAVLAALDTLFGGVRAHLQNIYDEKVFVSGFFFNIILAASLAFLGVHLGVDLYLAAVFAFGVRLFQNIAVIRRLLLTKWSTAREKTEKN, from the coding sequence ATGTGGCTTCCGCTGTTATCCCTTATTATTGGGGTGATACTCGGTCTTATGACCGACATCAGGATTCCCGATGAATACTCTAATTATTTGTCGATTGCTGTTTTAGCAGCGTTGGATACCCTTTTCGGGGGAGTCAGGGCCCATCTTCAAAATATCTATGATGAAAAAGTTTTTGTTTCCGGGTTCTTTTTTAACATCATCCTTGCGGCAAGTTTAGCTTTTCTGGGAGTCCATCTTGGTGTAGACTTGTATTTAGCTGCTGTTTTTGCGTTTGGAGTCCGGCTTTTTCAAAATATTGCCGTAATCCGAAGGTTATTATTGACAAAATGGTCAACAGCTCGTGAAAAAACAGAAAAAAATTGA
- a CDS encoding DUF881 domain-containing protein, whose amino-acid sequence MIAIQFQSIKEPIARDTRDIWQLREDLLKEKKFQSDLLSEIRSTEKKLAGYETMRQQGKGQVLKETLEELKQEAGMTEAAGPGIILTIEPVFEEVMLGDPISNTITPDLLKRLTNELNMYEAKHISIDGQRVINSTVIREISGETRIDGHSLRELPIEVKVLAENAMDAEKLSNKMKASQAAEEFFIENLRLTISEPIQEIKIEAYDSEIEVSNMKPAGSGEGGKP is encoded by the coding sequence ATGATTGCAATTCAATTCCAGTCAATCAAGGAGCCAATAGCGCGTGATACCCGGGATATTTGGCAGCTAAGGGAAGATTTGCTTAAAGAAAAGAAATTTCAATCAGATTTGCTGTCTGAGATTCGTTCTACCGAGAAAAAACTTGCAGGATATGAGACAATGAGACAGCAAGGTAAGGGACAGGTCCTGAAGGAAACGCTAGAGGAATTGAAACAGGAAGCCGGAATGACTGAAGCAGCCGGCCCCGGAATCATTCTGACGATTGAACCTGTCTTCGAAGAGGTTATGCTAGGTGATCCTATCAGTAACACGATTACTCCGGATTTACTAAAGCGGCTTACAAATGAATTGAATATGTATGAAGCTAAACATATCTCGATTGATGGGCAGCGAGTAATCAATTCAACCGTCATTCGTGAGATTAGCGGGGAAACGAGAATTGATGGCCATAGCCTTCGTGAGCTGCCGATTGAAGTCAAGGTCTTGGCGGAAAATGCAATGGATGCCGAAAAATTGTCCAATAAAATGAAAGCTTCCCAGGCGGCGGAAGAGTTTTTCATTGAAAATCTAAGACTTACAATCTCTGAACCTATTCAGGAAATTAAAATCGAAGCATATGATAGCGAAATTGAAGTATCGAATATGAAACCGGCCGGATCCGGTGAAGGAGGCAAACCATAA
- a CDS encoding DUF881 domain-containing protein, which produces MKRRKGRKALKKLKVKGNQVILSLVCLVLGYMMAFSYHLTQVENEERNPAVTGKQYERTLGLRNQLISMEETNRKLQKEFNKKQAQVLENEKALSNQEETFSEIAEEAEKYRMFLGRVKVQGPGVQVTLEDGEYDAEQPNINDYLVHEYHVFKVVNELYVSGASAVAINGQRLTSQSYIVCNGPVITVDGTQHPAPFVVTAIGDPGVMEAALNMTGGIRDQLVNDNIIFTLEKNDLISLDPIL; this is translated from the coding sequence ATGAAAAGGAGGAAGGGGAGGAAGGCCTTGAAGAAACTGAAGGTGAAGGGTAATCAAGTAATTCTATCCCTTGTATGCCTTGTACTTGGATATATGATGGCCTTTTCTTATCATTTAACACAAGTCGAGAATGAAGAACGGAATCCCGCTGTTACCGGGAAACAGTATGAGCGGACATTAGGCCTGAGAAATCAGTTGATATCTATGGAAGAAACTAACCGAAAACTGCAAAAGGAATTTAACAAGAAGCAAGCACAGGTGCTTGAAAATGAAAAAGCTCTTTCAAACCAAGAGGAGACATTTTCCGAGATAGCTGAGGAAGCTGAAAAGTACAGAATGTTTCTTGGCAGGGTTAAAGTGCAAGGGCCCGGGGTGCAAGTTACGCTTGAAGATGGCGAGTATGATGCTGAACAGCCAAATATCAATGATTATCTTGTCCACGAGTATCACGTTTTCAAAGTTGTAAATGAATTATATGTTTCAGGTGCTTCTGCTGTAGCAATTAATGGCCAGAGGCTGACTAGCCAATCTTACATAGTATGCAACGGCCCAGTTATAACCGTTGATGGAACGCAGCACCCTGCTCCTTTTGTAGTAACAGCAATAGGGGACCCTGGGGTAATGGAGGCAGCTTTGAATATGACGGGCGGAATCCGGGATCAACTGGTTAATGATAACATTATATTCACATTGGAAAAAAACGATCTGATTTCCTTGGATCCGATACTGTAA
- a CDS encoding cell division protein FtsQ/DivIB, translating into MQKGKVLTLEDRIPKLKEQRRKKANRRLILLLFMFFILILCVIYIQSPLSHVKTIEVRGNAAYTEETIVKATGITAETNIWKVDKQKVRDKLKKLPEIKDAKVGLQLPNTIMINIQEYKRIAYIVKESDFYPVMENGRILKDIEGAPLTVNAPVLSGFKEGKVLDVMCKSLENLPAEVYNSISEIHYTPQKTDEYHISLFMNDGFEVSASLRTFVDKMVHYPSIASQLDPKVKGVIDLEVGSFFRAYEKEEGEEGLEETEGEG; encoded by the coding sequence ATGCAAAAGGGGAAAGTTCTTACTTTGGAAGACAGAATTCCGAAGCTTAAGGAGCAAAGGCGGAAAAAGGCAAACAGAAGGCTTATTTTATTGCTGTTCATGTTTTTTATCCTTATATTGTGCGTTATCTATATTCAATCTCCCCTCAGTCATGTTAAAACTATTGAAGTCCGCGGCAATGCGGCCTATACAGAAGAGACAATTGTAAAAGCCACAGGAATTACCGCCGAGACGAATATCTGGAAAGTGGACAAGCAGAAGGTTCGAGATAAATTGAAAAAGCTTCCTGAAATAAAAGATGCAAAAGTGGGACTTCAGCTGCCTAATACGATTATGATAAATATTCAGGAATATAAAAGGATTGCATATATCGTCAAAGAATCAGATTTTTATCCTGTTATGGAAAACGGCCGGATACTAAAAGATATAGAGGGAGCACCTTTGACAGTGAATGCACCTGTGCTATCAGGATTTAAAGAAGGCAAGGTCCTGGATGTAATGTGTAAATCACTTGAAAATCTTCCCGCAGAAGTTTATAACTCCATTTCTGAAATCCACTATACCCCTCAAAAGACAGATGAATACCATATTTCTCTGTTTATGAATGACGGATTTGAAGTCAGTGCCTCACTGCGGACATTTGTTGATAAAATGGTTCATTATCCATCCATTGCCAGTCAGCTTGATCCGAAAGTTAAGGGAGTCATTGACCTGGAAGTTGGTTCGTTTTTTAGGGCATATGAAAAGGAGGAAGGGGAGGAAGGCCTTGAAGAAACTGAAGGTGAAGGGTAA
- the murB gene encoding UDP-N-acetylmuramate dehydrogenase: MDELKRELESAGVGKVKNMEPLAGHTTIKIGGPADLFVEPSSVENLFKTMEIVRNHNVPWRAIGRGSNLLVSDKGIEGIVVKLGPGLDKLAINGTEVTAGGGQSLVSMATSISRKGLKGLAFAGGIPGSVGGAVYMNAGAHGSDISKILKKAHILFEDGSMEWLSNEELEFSYRSSVLQKKQPGIVVEAVFQLEQGEKETIVKELQKNKDYRKETQPWNYPCAGSIFRNPLPNYAGRLIEVAGLKGHRIGGAKISEMHGNFIVNDGNATAEDVLALIQHVKDVILESYDIKMETEVEIIGRK; the protein is encoded by the coding sequence ATGGATGAGCTGAAAAGAGAATTGGAATCTGCCGGTGTAGGCAAGGTGAAGAATATGGAACCACTGGCAGGCCACACTACAATAAAAATTGGCGGGCCTGCAGATTTGTTTGTCGAGCCATCTTCCGTGGAGAACCTGTTCAAGACGATGGAAATTGTCCGGAATCACAATGTCCCCTGGAGGGCGATAGGGAGAGGTTCGAACCTGCTTGTTTCCGATAAAGGAATAGAAGGTATTGTTGTGAAACTCGGTCCTGGTCTTGATAAGCTGGCAATTAACGGCACTGAGGTAACTGCGGGCGGCGGGCAATCGCTTGTTTCAATGGCAACTTCCATAAGCAGGAAAGGGTTAAAAGGTTTAGCGTTTGCAGGCGGCATCCCGGGTTCGGTCGGGGGTGCGGTATATATGAATGCGGGAGCTCACGGGTCGGATATCAGCAAAATCCTCAAGAAAGCCCATATCCTATTTGAGGATGGAAGCATGGAGTGGCTTTCGAATGAGGAACTTGAATTTTCCTATCGTTCCTCCGTATTGCAAAAGAAACAGCCGGGAATCGTTGTCGAAGCAGTCTTTCAGCTCGAACAGGGAGAAAAAGAGACCATCGTTAAAGAACTTCAGAAGAATAAAGATTACCGAAAAGAAACTCAACCATGGAATTACCCGTGCGCGGGAAGTATCTTCCGGAATCCGCTCCCTAATTATGCTGGGAGACTAATTGAGGTTGCGGGATTAAAAGGGCACCGGATAGGCGGAGCGAAAATTTCTGAAATGCATGGGAATTTCATTGTGAATGATGGCAATGCAACGGCAGAGGATGTCCTTGCCCTGATTCAGCATGTCAAGGATGTCATTCTGGAATCATATGATATTAAGATGGAAACAGAAGTTGAAATAATCGGCAGAAAATAG